The uncultured Methanomethylovorans sp. genome contains a region encoding:
- a CDS encoding ABC transporter permease: MKHRKLGFFIGTKFIKLICLLIIVCFASFWIIEQSPIDPVRAYIGEMSIQPEQKAKLEEYWGVNTSPQEKFLNWANNILEGNFGTSLIYRMPVIDVIKERFTASLVLMFSSWLTSGFLGFILGIIAGMKSGTLVDKAIKTYCYLLAATPTFWLALILLLVFSVHLGWFPVGLSVPIGVTDVTFFDRIQHLILPTITLSLLGVASIAMFTREKLIEVMSSDYVLFAKARGEKGLDLILRHGIRNVALPAITLQFLGFSELFGGAVLVEQVFSYPGIGQATVAAGLRSDVPLLLGIVIISTWFVFFGNLIADVIYEFLDPRIKQQETSS, encoded by the coding sequence GTGAAACACAGAAAACTAGGGTTCTTTATTGGAACGAAATTTATCAAATTGATCTGTCTTTTGATAATTGTTTGCTTTGCCAGCTTTTGGATTATCGAGCAGTCCCCGATAGATCCTGTCAGAGCTTATATTGGAGAAATGAGTATACAGCCGGAACAAAAAGCAAAATTAGAAGAATACTGGGGAGTTAACACTTCCCCGCAGGAAAAATTCCTTAACTGGGCAAATAACATCCTTGAAGGAAATTTTGGAACTTCATTGATTTACAGGATGCCTGTTATTGATGTAATCAAAGAACGATTTACAGCGTCTTTAGTTTTGATGTTTTCCTCCTGGTTAACATCTGGCTTCCTGGGGTTCATTTTAGGAATAATAGCGGGAATGAAAAGTGGAACTTTGGTTGACAAGGCAATAAAAACTTACTGCTATCTTTTAGCCGCCACTCCTACATTCTGGCTGGCATTGATTCTGTTGCTTGTATTTTCAGTGCATTTAGGATGGTTCCCAGTGGGTTTAAGTGTACCTATAGGAGTTACAGATGTGACTTTTTTCGACAGGATACAACATTTGATCCTCCCTACAATAACCCTGAGTTTACTGGGAGTTGCCTCAATTGCAATGTTTACTCGTGAAAAATTAATTGAAGTTATGTCAAGTGATTATGTATTATTTGCAAAGGCAAGAGGTGAAAAAGGACTCGATCTGATACTAAGGCATGGAATCCGAAATGTAGCTCTTCCTGCTATTACATTGCAGTTTCTAGGATTCAGCGAATTGTTTGGAGGAGCCGTCCTTGTAGAGCAGGTTTTTTCTTATCCCGGAATAGGGCAGGCTACAGTAGCAGCTGGCCTAAGATCTGATGTGCCTCTTCTTTTAGGAATTGTCATCATAAGCACTTGGTTTGTCTTTTTCGGAAATCTGATTGCTGATGTCATCTATGAATTCCTCGATCCCAGGATAAAACAGCAGGAGACATCATCATGA
- a CDS encoding ABC transporter substrate-binding protein yields the protein MNKSLSLLLIGLIMIGVVAFSGCAGSADETSTENVATTETCTDELVAAIGTHGGEPAAGFNPITGWGYNHEPLIQSTLFKRDSNANLINDLATNYTVSEDGLTWIVKIRKDVKFHDGVPLTAEDVAFTFNTAANASGQVDLSMLEKATAINNETVEFKLNDNQATFINKLAVIGIVPEHAYSENYGQNPIGSGPYRFVQWDKGQQVILEANPDYYGQQPYFKKLTIVYMQADTAFAAAKAGQIDLAEIPSSYANQEIDGMKIVSLDSIDARGISFPLQADTGKKTENGYSIGNNVTSDIAIRKALNIGIDRQALINGALNGQGKEEYTGVDKLPWGNKEAIFEDGNIDEAKKILSDAGWVDTDGDGIVEKNGQKAEFTLLYAATAQERQALAVSISEEAKKIGISINPEGASWDKIDTLAHSTPIVFGYGSLDPTDMYLKYYSKSYDPANYNNIIMYNNSVVDAYLRKAITSSDQTTANENWQLAAWDGENGFSEKGDATWMWMATINYVYIVDEDIDMGTPKIQPHGADIFGNILEWKRTEN from the coding sequence ATGAATAAATCATTGAGCCTTTTATTGATAGGACTAATAATGATAGGAGTAGTTGCATTTTCCGGATGTGCCGGCAGTGCGGATGAAACAAGTACAGAAAACGTAGCTACAACCGAAACATGTACAGATGAATTAGTTGCAGCTATAGGAACCCATGGCGGGGAACCTGCAGCGGGTTTTAATCCCATCACAGGATGGGGCTATAATCATGAACCGTTGATTCAAAGCACACTATTTAAAAGGGACAGTAATGCAAATTTGATCAACGATCTTGCTACAAATTACACAGTTAGTGAGGATGGATTAACGTGGATTGTTAAAATAAGGAAAGATGTTAAATTCCATGATGGGGTGCCACTTACCGCAGAAGACGTAGCATTCACATTTAACACAGCAGCCAATGCCAGTGGCCAAGTGGACCTTTCCATGCTGGAAAAAGCTACAGCCATCAATAACGAAACCGTTGAATTTAAACTAAATGACAATCAAGCCACATTCATCAATAAACTTGCAGTAATTGGGATTGTCCCCGAACATGCTTATAGCGAAAACTACGGTCAGAATCCCATTGGATCAGGCCCTTATAGATTTGTACAGTGGGATAAGGGCCAGCAAGTAATTCTCGAAGCAAATCCAGACTATTATGGTCAGCAGCCATACTTTAAAAAACTAACCATAGTATATATGCAAGCAGATACTGCTTTTGCGGCTGCAAAGGCAGGACAGATCGACCTAGCTGAAATTCCGTCTTCTTATGCCAATCAGGAAATAGATGGAATGAAAATAGTATCCCTTGATTCCATTGATGCTCGCGGAATAAGTTTCCCACTGCAAGCTGATACTGGTAAGAAAACAGAGAATGGCTATTCTATCGGGAACAACGTAACTTCTGATATTGCAATAAGAAAAGCATTGAATATTGGAATAGACAGGCAGGCTTTGATCAATGGAGCTTTGAATGGACAAGGTAAGGAAGAATATACTGGTGTGGATAAATTACCTTGGGGAAACAAGGAAGCTATCTTTGAAGATGGAAATATTGACGAGGCTAAGAAAATCTTAAGTGATGCCGGATGGGTAGATACTGACGGCGATGGCATCGTTGAGAAAAACGGGCAAAAAGCTGAATTTACTTTGTTATACGCGGCAACTGCACAGGAAAGGCAGGCATTAGCTGTTTCTATATCAGAAGAAGCAAAAAAGATTGGTATAAGCATTAACCCTGAGGGTGCAAGCTGGGATAAAATCGATACCCTTGCTCATTCAACTCCAATCGTTTTCGGATATGGTTCACTGGACCCAACTGACATGTACCTAAAATACTACAGCAAGAGCTACGATCCTGCAAACTACAATAATATAATCATGTACAACAACTCTGTTGTGGACGCCTATTTGAGAAAAGCCATAACTAGCTCTGATCAGACCACTGCCAATGAAAACTGGCAGTTGGCTGCGTGGGATGGAGAAAACGGATTCTCTGAAAAAGGAGATGCTACATGGATGTGGATGGCAACAATCAATTATGTATACATTGTAGATGAGGATATAGACATGGGAACTCCAAAAATCCAGCCTCACGGTGCTGATATCTTTGGAAACATTCTTGAATGGAAGCGCACGGAAAATTAG
- a CDS encoding F420H2 dehydrogenase subunit FpoO, with product MADCDLCGVSIPTVVPVRAFMPRFEHSYPEGIWKGLCEQCLKAAKETADSVATSSSCGTAGKCDLCGTIAQLQPVEISRPSFSKGQEEDTVMLCRRCLASVQEADQRWQKQKAEEHHDHH from the coding sequence ATGGCAGATTGCGATTTATGTGGCGTTTCAATACCCACTGTTGTTCCTGTAAGGGCTTTTATGCCTCGCTTTGAGCATTCATATCCTGAAGGCATCTGGAAAGGGTTGTGTGAACAATGCCTTAAGGCAGCAAAAGAGACTGCTGACAGTGTAGCAACATCCAGCTCATGCGGTACCGCTGGAAAGTGTGACTTGTGTGGAACTATTGCACAGCTGCAGCCTGTAGAAATATCCAGGCCTTCTTTTTCAAAAGGCCAGGAAGAGGATACTGTAATGCTCTGCAGGAGGTGTCTTGCTTCTGTTCAGGAGGCAGACCAGAGGTGGCAAAAGCAGAAGGCAGAAGAACATCATGATCACCACTAA
- the fpoN gene encoding F(420)H(2) dehydrogenase subunit N, which translates to MADLTLLTPELTLVGTGLAVLLIGLFLSTKAKKILGYLASLGILASLVLVVTSLGTEGMLFNDTLSFDALSQFFKIVFLSVALLVSIASIKYTEGNAHTEEFYSLMIFATAGMMLVASANDLMVLFVAFELASLATYALAGFEKKNSVSLEASMKYFMIGSLSAALMLFGISFIYGVTGTTSIPGIAENISLLLGSPMGLLSVVLMIAGLGFKIALVPFHMWAPDTYQGSPSVVSSLLAAGSKKMGFVAAFKVFMIALVALQAEWSTAFAILAVITMTLGNVVALSQTSVKRMLAYSSVAQAGYITMAFVVMSKTALAGAILYALSHGFMKAGAFIATAAVTYMVLSEKKDAEVPDHIDNFRGLGKRMPVTALCMTIFLFALAGIPLTAGYMSKFVLFASTIEAGLVWLAVIAILNSAISLFYYARVVKYMYFLPSDGVKVAEPMPYTFAMVIAAIFVLAIGFWSEPFIYWAMEAAKVLI; encoded by the coding sequence ATGGCAGATCTTACCTTACTCACACCTGAACTCACTCTGGTGGGAACGGGACTTGCAGTCCTGCTCATCGGATTATTCCTTAGTACGAAAGCAAAGAAGATACTGGGTTACCTTGCATCTCTGGGAATACTTGCATCCCTTGTGCTTGTAGTAACAAGCCTCGGCACAGAAGGCATGTTGTTTAATGATACTCTTTCCTTTGATGCATTGTCTCAGTTCTTCAAGATCGTGTTCCTTTCAGTTGCTTTACTGGTATCTATTGCATCTATAAAGTATACTGAAGGTAATGCACACACTGAGGAGTTCTACTCCCTGATGATCTTCGCAACAGCAGGTATGATGCTCGTGGCATCGGCCAATGACCTTATGGTATTGTTCGTTGCTTTTGAGCTGGCAAGTCTTGCTACTTATGCTCTGGCAGGTTTCGAGAAGAAGAATTCTGTTTCACTCGAAGCTTCAATGAAGTACTTTATGATCGGATCACTGTCTGCAGCCTTGATGCTCTTTGGTATCTCATTCATATATGGCGTGACAGGTACCACCAGCATCCCTGGAATTGCAGAGAATATCAGTTTACTGCTTGGAAGTCCGATGGGTTTATTGTCTGTGGTTCTCATGATAGCTGGTCTTGGCTTTAAGATAGCTCTTGTACCGTTCCACATGTGGGCACCGGATACTTATCAGGGTTCACCTTCAGTAGTATCCTCACTGCTTGCAGCAGGCTCCAAGAAAATGGGCTTTGTAGCAGCCTTTAAAGTCTTCATGATCGCTCTTGTTGCTTTGCAGGCTGAATGGAGTACAGCGTTTGCCATACTTGCAGTTATCACCATGACCCTGGGTAACGTTGTAGCTCTCTCGCAGACCAGTGTCAAGAGGATGCTTGCATACTCATCCGTTGCCCAGGCGGGCTATATTACCATGGCCTTTGTGGTTATGAGCAAGACAGCTCTTGCAGGTGCAATACTCTATGCATTATCCCATGGTTTCATGAAAGCAGGTGCATTCATTGCAACCGCAGCGGTCACATATATGGTCCTTTCCGAGAAGAAGGATGCAGAAGTGCCTGATCACATCGATAACTTCAGAGGTCTTGGGAAAAGAATGCCAGTAACAGCTCTCTGTATGACCATTTTCCTCTTTGCACTTGCAGGTATACCCCTTACAGCAGGTTACATGAGCAAGTTCGTTCTGTTCGCATCTACCATTGAAGCCGGACTTGTATGGCTGGCAGTGATCGCAATCCTCAATAGTGCTATTTCACTGTTCTATTATGCCAGGGTCGTGAAATACATGTATTTCCTGCCTTCTGATGGAGTAAAGGTCGCAGAACCTATGCCATACACCTTTGCAATGGTCATTGCGGCAATATTTGTATTGGCAATTGGTTTCTGGTCAGAACCGTTCATCTACTGGGCAATGGAAGCTGCAAAGGTGTTGATCTAA
- the fpoM gene encoding F(420)H(2) dehydrogenase subunit M: MAIPILSSIVLIPLLFAVLTLFTKTREQARASALLSSVLVLVLTLFMYFNFDSTTTEMQFQELAQWVPSLGIHYQLGIDGISMPLVLLNAIVIPLLILFTWNDNKQQANKFYALILGTQGAVIGVFLALDFFLFYVFWELTLVPLFFMVSMWGGPNKHKASIKFFIYTHVGSLVMLLGIFALYFAAWKQTGTPNMGIEHLLSQFQYIGDSLSRDLIFVALLFGFLVKIPSFPFHSWLPDAYVEAPTAGSVLFVLLKIGGYGLFRVSLPLLPFTPSMNLMITIMALLGSVSVLYGAFLALAQKDLKRMVAYSSISHMGYVTLGAAGLVSLSVSGAMFQQFSHGLIMSIMFMACGVINNATGTRIINDLGGLARKMPKLTVIMMVAFMASLGLPGLTGFIAEFLVLTFTYINQPTYVIIAILAIIITAAYHLWAMQRAMFGVYNEKFGALKDISASKTFSMAVLAILIIYFGLHPSPVLDMMITNSEKLVSLMAVAGV; this comes from the coding sequence ATGGCAATACCCATTCTATCTTCAATAGTACTGATTCCGCTTTTATTCGCAGTACTTACACTATTCACAAAGACAAGAGAACAAGCAAGGGCTTCTGCCCTGTTATCTTCCGTGCTGGTACTGGTGCTGACCCTGTTCATGTACTTCAATTTTGATAGTACTACAACTGAGATGCAGTTCCAGGAATTGGCCCAGTGGGTCCCAAGTCTGGGAATACACTATCAGCTTGGTATAGATGGTATATCCATGCCACTAGTTCTGCTAAACGCTATAGTAATCCCATTACTGATACTCTTCACATGGAATGATAACAAACAACAAGCCAACAAATTCTATGCGCTTATCCTTGGAACTCAGGGAGCTGTCATAGGTGTTTTCTTAGCACTTGATTTCTTCCTGTTCTACGTGTTCTGGGAACTTACTCTTGTGCCACTCTTCTTCATGGTAAGTATGTGGGGAGGGCCTAACAAGCACAAGGCATCCATTAAATTCTTCATTTACACGCACGTAGGATCACTTGTAATGCTGCTGGGCATTTTTGCTCTCTACTTTGCAGCATGGAAACAGACCGGAACTCCCAATATGGGCATCGAACATCTACTTTCCCAGTTCCAGTATATAGGTGACAGCCTCTCCCGTGATCTTATATTCGTGGCACTCCTGTTTGGATTCCTAGTGAAGATCCCTTCCTTCCCATTCCACTCATGGTTGCCAGATGCATATGTTGAAGCACCAACTGCAGGCAGTGTTCTCTTCGTCCTGCTTAAGATCGGTGGTTATGGATTATTCAGAGTTTCACTACCCTTACTGCCCTTTACGCCATCTATGAATCTTATGATTACTATTATGGCATTACTTGGTTCAGTAAGCGTTCTGTACGGTGCTTTCCTTGCACTGGCACAGAAGGATCTCAAACGCATGGTAGCATACTCTAGTATAAGCCACATGGGTTATGTGACACTGGGAGCTGCAGGTCTTGTTTCTCTATCCGTATCCGGAGCTATGTTCCAGCAGTTCTCACATGGACTTATCATGAGCATTATGTTCATGGCATGCGGAGTTATCAACAATGCCACGGGTACTAGGATCATCAATGACCTTGGAGGACTTGCCAGAAAGATGCCAAAACTTACTGTTATTATGATGGTGGCTTTCATGGCCTCACTGGGACTTCCAGGACTTACAGGATTCATAGCCGAGTTCTTGGTCCTTACATTCACCTACATCAACCAGCCCACTTATGTGATCATAGCTATACTGGCTATAATCATCACAGCAGCATATCATCTGTGGGCAATGCAGAGGGCGATGTTCGGTGTATACAATGAGAAGTTCGGTGCTTTGAAAGATATTTCTGCATCTAAAACATTCTCAATGGCTGTCCTCGCAATACTCATAATTTACTTTGGACTGCACCCCAGTCCGGTGCTGGATATGATGATAACTAACTCCGAAAAACTGGTCAGCCTGATGGCTGTTGCGGGGGTGTGA
- the fpoL gene encoding F420H2 dehydrogenase subunit FpoL — protein sequence MAIENMAFLIPILPALAFVLTFFLGKKLPRGGAFIPILAIFTSFVISLMITLNLLQNPEQVVSQSYNWFAILNVGILIDPLAAVMLSMVTFVSLLIHIYAVGYMSHDKGQPRYFAETALFTAAMLGVILSDNILQFFVCWELVGLCSYLLIGFWFEKPSAASAAKKAFLTTRVGDVMFLAGIILLFSDIFRIFNGSIPEGVYVLKFNEIFSHIPEIAAFNTQILGYQVSHLTLITLLFFGGAVGKSGQFPLHVWLPDAMEGPTTVSALIHAATMVTAGVYLVARTFPMFIAAPQSLLVVAYLGAFTALFAATMGLVMNDIKRVLAFSTISQLGYMMLGLGMGSIIGITAVGDSLFHLVNHAFFKALLFLCAGSVIHAVGTQDIRQMGGVRKVMPITFATMLIASLALAGLGIPGTSIGTSGFFSKDPIIEAAYLFGESTHNWIPYAFAIVAALLTSIYIFRLIFMTFTGEPRTNYGGHESPSVMTIPLMILAVLALVFGALTKTSFGKFLEETFTNNFVNVDIHALAEIGKYHLALHGGEGEPLLILWMPVIVAVAGLLISYLIYGMRVIDMSRVVSRKNPLYKLLYNRYYQNAIFTQFLAVKVVYEGLALAGRAIDRGFDWLINLIGNIFTDASDGLRQLQTGVVQNYATSVVTGVSLLIILVKLILEVF from the coding sequence ATGGCAATAGAAAACATGGCATTTTTAATACCTATATTGCCGGCACTTGCTTTCGTGCTGACGTTCTTCCTAGGTAAGAAGCTGCCAAGAGGCGGAGCCTTTATTCCTATACTTGCTATCTTTACTTCTTTCGTCATCTCATTGATGATTACACTCAACCTGCTTCAGAACCCAGAACAAGTTGTATCACAATCTTACAACTGGTTTGCCATACTGAATGTGGGCATTCTAATAGATCCACTGGCTGCCGTGATGCTTTCAATGGTGACATTCGTGAGCCTTCTTATCCATATATACGCTGTTGGCTACATGTCCCATGACAAAGGACAGCCCAGATACTTCGCAGAAACAGCACTCTTTACAGCTGCAATGCTTGGTGTAATCTTGTCTGACAACATCCTTCAGTTCTTTGTTTGCTGGGAACTTGTGGGACTATGTTCTTACCTGCTCATAGGCTTCTGGTTCGAGAAACCATCTGCAGCTTCTGCAGCAAAGAAGGCTTTCCTCACCACAAGGGTTGGTGATGTGATGTTCCTTGCAGGTATCATTTTGCTTTTCTCTGATATATTCAGGATATTCAACGGTTCCATCCCTGAAGGAGTATATGTTCTGAAGTTCAATGAGATCTTCAGCCACATACCTGAAATAGCTGCTTTCAATACACAAATATTGGGATATCAGGTAAGCCATCTGACTCTTATTACCCTGCTCTTCTTCGGAGGCGCTGTAGGTAAATCTGGTCAGTTCCCTCTGCATGTATGGCTTCCGGATGCAATGGAAGGTCCAACTACTGTTTCTGCACTTATCCATGCAGCAACGATGGTTACAGCCGGTGTATATCTGGTCGCAAGGACATTTCCCATGTTCATTGCTGCTCCCCAGTCATTGTTAGTAGTTGCATATCTTGGTGCATTCACTGCACTCTTCGCTGCAACAATGGGACTTGTTATGAACGATATAAAACGTGTTCTGGCATTTTCCACTATCAGTCAGCTTGGATATATGATGCTGGGACTCGGAATGGGATCAATTATCGGAATAACTGCAGTCGGAGATTCTTTGTTCCATCTTGTCAACCATGCATTCTTCAAAGCACTTCTTTTCCTGTGTGCTGGTAGTGTAATTCATGCAGTTGGCACCCAGGATATCAGGCAGATGGGCGGCGTAAGAAAAGTTATGCCCATCACCTTCGCAACAATGCTCATTGCTTCCCTAGCTCTGGCAGGTTTAGGCATACCCGGAACTTCCATCGGTACTAGCGGTTTCTTCAGTAAAGATCCTATAATCGAAGCAGCATATCTTTTTGGAGAATCTACACATAATTGGATTCCATATGCATTTGCAATAGTAGCTGCCTTGCTTACATCCATCTATATATTTAGATTGATATTCATGACCTTTACTGGTGAGCCAAGGACTAATTATGGAGGACATGAGTCTCCTTCCGTGATGACAATACCTCTTATGATATTGGCCGTCTTGGCACTTGTCTTTGGTGCACTCACTAAGACAAGCTTCGGAAAATTCCTGGAAGAAACATTTACCAACAATTTTGTCAATGTTGACATCCATGCTCTTGCCGAAATTGGGAAGTATCATCTGGCTTTACATGGTGGAGAAGGTGAGCCTTTGCTGATTTTGTGGATGCCTGTTATCGTGGCTGTTGCAGGTCTGCTGATATCATACCTTATCTATGGCATGCGTGTAATTGATATGTCAAGAGTTGTTTCCAGAAAGAATCCCCTGTACAAATTGCTTTACAACAGGTACTACCAGAATGCAATATTTACTCAGTTCCTGGCGGTAAAGGTTGTATATGAAGGCCTTGCACTCGCTGGAAGAGCTATCGACAGAGGCTTTGACTGGTTGATCAATTTGATCGGCAATATATTCACTGATGCCTCAGATGGTCTAAGACAACTTCAGACCGGCGTGGTACAAAACTATGCCACTTCGGTAGTAACTGGTGTCAGTTTGCTCATAATTCTTGTCAAGCTGATCCTGGAGGTATTCTAA
- the fpoK gene encoding F420H2 dehydrogenase subunit FpoK, translated as MIPLFYYLALSAIIFSIGLFGFMTQKSGIRMLMCVELMLNAANINLVAFSSYNGDLTGQVFALYSIALAAAEAAIGFAILMSIYRVRGMINLAKLNILRW; from the coding sequence ATGATACCACTATTCTATTATCTTGCACTGTCAGCCATTATATTCTCAATAGGTCTTTTTGGATTTATGACCCAGAAAAGCGGTATCCGGATGCTTATGTGCGTGGAGCTTATGCTTAACGCTGCCAATATCAACCTTGTGGCTTTCTCAAGCTACAACGGAGACCTCACAGGGCAGGTATTTGCTTTATACTCCATTGCTCTGGCAGCAGCTGAGGCAGCAATTGGTTTTGCCATCCTTATGTCCATCTATAGAGTAAGGGGCATGATCAATCTTGCTAAACTCAACATATTGAGGTGGTAA
- the fpoJ gene encoding F420H2 dehydrogenase subunit FpoJ, translating into MMNKKFTIMQVLTSVYDFFRPRIAGMIIAFLFLAIVVISVGFTQWNTLDQIPQNMMDQSNIQGIGRLIFTDFVVPFEILSIVLLASLIGAIYMAKGDGTK; encoded by the coding sequence ATGATGAATAAGAAATTCACCATTATGCAGGTCTTGACTTCTGTATATGACTTCTTTAGGCCGCGTATAGCAGGTATGATAATCGCATTCCTGTTCCTTGCAATAGTGGTGATATCCGTAGGTTTTACCCAATGGAACACTTTAGACCAGATCCCACAGAATATGATGGATCAAAGTAATATTCAGGGAATAGGCAGATTGATTTTTACTGACTTTGTCGTACCTTTTGAAATATTATCAATTGTTTTGCTGGCTTCCCTTATAGGAGCTATCTATATGGCAAAAGGAGATGGTACCAAATGA
- a CDS encoding NADH-quinone oxidoreductase subunit J: MDTSIIADALEILVFAVMALISISCALFVVTAKDIVRSALSLIVVMFVVAGLYIMLNAQFLGVIQVLVYVGAIGVLIMFAVMLTKKEFGSDKDDE, from the coding sequence ATGGACACCTCAATAATTGCAGATGCTCTGGAAATACTGGTCTTTGCTGTTATGGCCCTAATTTCCATATCTTGCGCTTTGTTCGTAGTAACTGCGAAGGATATAGTAAGATCTGCATTGTCACTAATAGTGGTAATGTTCGTTGTAGCAGGTTTGTACATTATGTTGAATGCCCAGTTCCTCGGAGTCATTCAGGTACTGGTGTACGTTGGAGCTATTGGCGTATTGATAATGTTCGCGGTCATGCTCACAAAGAAGGAATTTGGAAGTGATAAGGATGATGAATAA
- the fpoI gene encoding F420H2 dehydrogenase subunit FpoI, with protein sequence MVIKNIKKALKSIYFAPAVTRLCPEEPTRLADRFRGLQKLDKSKCIGCGICANTCPNNAIKVVKARTGPKSDKKRWFPSIDVGHCLFCGLCIDQCPKGALSSSKVYLTGIIRWEHNDLLFTPDMLAREVDINAEKEAGKEVSRWTPQ encoded by the coding sequence ATGGTTATAAAGAATATTAAGAAGGCTTTAAAAAGTATATATTTTGCACCCGCTGTAACCAGACTGTGTCCTGAAGAACCGACCAGGCTCGCAGATAGGTTTAGAGGATTACAGAAACTGGATAAAAGCAAGTGCATAGGTTGTGGGATATGTGCTAATACCTGTCCCAACAATGCAATAAAGGTAGTGAAGGCCCGGACCGGTCCAAAAAGCGACAAGAAAAGATGGTTCCCATCAATTGATGTGGGTCACTGCCTCTTCTGTGGACTGTGCATAGACCAGTGTCCTAAGGGAGCTCTCTCAAGTAGTAAAGTATACCTAACTGGTATCATTAGATGGGAACACAATGACCTTCTCTTCACGCCGGACATGCTGGCAAGAGAGGTTGACATAAATGCTGAAAAAGAAGCTGGTAAGGAGGTAAGCAGATGGACACCTCAATAA
- the fpoH gene encoding F420H2 dehydrogenase subunit FpoH — protein sequence MELTEILFNPWLRGILGLCLMGAIFMGAMLVVWFERKLAADIQQRLGPSRVGPHGIFQLVADAIKLLTKEDIIPANADKLLFVFGPMVLMGSIFLMLVAIPFGAMIINGDTYPIAATDMDISVLYIEAVSAVSVIGIFMIAYSSNNKYSLLGAFRNFARMIGYEVPLGICVVSVAIMAGSLNIIDIAQAQNPLWFIIKQPIGFVVFFIALMADMGRLPFDQNESEEELIAGWITEYTGMRFGLGFFAEYIHMMLGSMLIVLLFLGGWNLPTVLTSNMLLGIILPTAFFLGKVSLVILTIIMIRWAVPRFRIDQVVDLSWKKLLPLSLLNLGWVIALVLLGV from the coding sequence ATGGAGTTAACAGAAATTCTTTTCAATCCCTGGCTACGTGGTATTCTGGGACTTTGTCTTATGGGCGCCATATTCATGGGTGCAATGTTAGTTGTTTGGTTTGAGCGTAAACTCGCTGCTGACATCCAACAGCGTCTTGGTCCAAGCAGAGTTGGTCCTCATGGAATATTCCAGTTGGTTGCGGATGCAATAAAACTGCTCACTAAGGAAGATATTATACCTGCCAATGCTGACAAATTGCTCTTTGTCTTTGGACCAATGGTCTTGATGGGATCTATTTTCCTGATGCTCGTTGCCATTCCTTTTGGTGCAATGATTATAAATGGAGACACCTACCCAATAGCTGCAACTGATATGGATATCAGTGTTCTTTACATTGAAGCAGTTTCCGCTGTTTCCGTTATAGGTATTTTCATGATAGCCTATAGTTCTAACAACAAGTATTCCCTGCTAGGCGCATTCAGGAACTTCGCACGCATGATTGGTTATGAAGTTCCCCTGGGAATTTGTGTCGTAAGTGTGGCCATTATGGCAGGATCTTTGAACATTATAGACATTGCTCAGGCTCAGAATCCCCTGTGGTTTATTATCAAACAACCTATAGGATTTGTAGTGTTCTTTATAGCTCTCATGGCTGATATGGGACGTCTTCCATTTGACCAGAACGAGTCTGAGGAAGAACTCATTGCAGGATGGATTACAGAGTATACCGGTATGAGATTTGGTCTTGGTTTCTTTGCCGAGTATATTCACATGATGCTTGGGTCCATGCTTATTGTCTTACTCTTCCTGGGTGGATGGAACCTGCCTACAGTACTCACTTCTAATATGTTGCTTGGAATAATTCTTCCCACAGCGTTCTTCCTTGGCAAGGTATCACTTGTTATTCTCACTATTATCATGATCAGATGGGCTGTTCCAAGGTTCAGAATTGATCAGGTTGTAGACTTGAGCTGGAAGAAACTGCTGCCCCTATCTTTGCTGAATCTGGGATGGGTTATAGCACTGGTTCTGCTGGGAGTGTGA